GTACGGCCCTCGGTTTTGCATTACCACCCTCCTCCCCCAAACAACTTGGGCCTGGCGATTGCATGGGAACTTGTGCATGTCTAATCTATTCACGTATggcacggagagagagagagtctggcacggggagagagagagagagggagggaggaagggagggacaGGTCGAGCAATTGAGCGAAGCCATGTGAGACTTTTGATGAGGTGGGACCTCCACTCACCCCGGTCTTTCCCATCTCGTACACCGCCGGCATCAATCTGCCTCCGATGGAGAAGTTCTCTTCTCCTATATATACAAAGCCTCGAGACTCCCCCGAAAGGAGCTTTGAACATCGCCTTTTTGACCCTTTTTGAACACGAACGCACAGACAGAGCTTGAAGGTTGATACATCAGCTGAGCCATGGGTCTTCTGCGCTTGCCGTCCGTTATTACCAACACAAAGCAAGCCATGAAGTTGCAGTCTCTCGTCACTGGGAGGAACCATCACCACCACCGTCGATCTTGCTCCGACGTGCCGAATGGGCACGTCGCCGTCTACGTTGGGGACGTCCAGAGGAGGCGTTTCCTGGTTCCAGTGACGTTCCTGAACCATCCCTCGTTCCGGGAGTTGCTCAGCAGGGCCGAGGAGGAATTCGGGTTTGACCACCCGACGGGCGGTCTCACCATTCCATGCAAGGAGGAGGCCTTCATTGAGCTCACTTCTCGGTTGCATTCTTCGCGCCGATcatcaagaaaataaagatgGC
Above is a window of Eucalyptus grandis isolate ANBG69807.140 chromosome 9, ASM1654582v1, whole genome shotgun sequence DNA encoding:
- the LOC104418902 gene encoding auxin-responsive protein SAUR21, whose amino-acid sequence is MGLLRLPSVITNTKQAMKLQSLVTGRNHHHHRRSCSDVPNGHVAVYVGDVQRRRFLVPVTFLNHPSFRELLSRAEEEFGFDHPTGGLTIPCKEEAFIELTSRLHSSRRSSRK